The following are encoded together in the Blautia obeum ATCC 29174 genome:
- a CDS encoding ParB/RepB/Spo0J family partition protein: MAAGWSVMDALNKNSKAAAEEKPKARFRTRDISIRKIYSNDRNFYSMPGIEQLAQEILAVGLMENMTVAYAPCERGEYKIIAGERRWRALNLLLEKGYEDFETVTCQIKSAAEENEEMVQLIIANAYRDKTIVDMLEEEKRLKESLQYMKDNGLTLQGYKLDSGRLRDVIASIMNTTGTKIAQIESINKHLIPEFSAELKEGRLTFSAAYEISGMAEDKQMELLEKYKEGGLSLKEVKQAKKEIEEAAEKAEIPGQMNLPEDPEEWEQEEAEEEQEEEWQQAHPESITSLCYSCQRYSECNVKTGTCQDCDRYVDKAEAEKTPEQRYDEEQAAIDRKTAKKLTEMEQEEKMQNLPSDEKKARMMRVSAELLKDIKEGKIRHMIVKEDQAGYKEKDILTLLAFRDGRSTGEQMRVCITCADDAQTSSAIIEGYAVIGIMDVYDAEALGLIDLEDED; the protein is encoded by the coding sequence ATGGCAGCAGGATGGAGCGTAATGGATGCCTTAAATAAAAACAGCAAGGCAGCAGCAGAAGAGAAACCGAAAGCAAGATTCCGGACACGGGACATTAGCATCCGGAAGATTTACAGCAATGACAGAAATTTTTATTCGATGCCGGGAATTGAACAGCTGGCACAGGAGATCTTGGCGGTTGGTCTGATGGAAAATATGACAGTGGCATATGCACCGTGTGAACGCGGAGAATATAAGATCATCGCCGGGGAAAGAAGATGGCGCGCATTGAATTTGTTACTGGAAAAGGGATATGAAGATTTTGAAACGGTGACATGCCAGATCAAAAGCGCAGCTGAAGAGAATGAAGAAATGGTACAGCTGATCATTGCGAATGCGTATCGTGACAAGACGATCGTGGACATGTTGGAAGAGGAAAAACGCCTGAAGGAATCGCTTCAGTACATGAAAGATAATGGATTGACGCTTCAGGGGTACAAACTGGACAGCGGACGTCTGCGTGATGTGATCGCTTCAATCATGAACACGACAGGAACGAAGATTGCACAGATTGAAAGTATTAACAAGCATTTGATTCCGGAATTTTCGGCAGAACTGAAAGAAGGTCGCCTGACCTTCTCAGCAGCATATGAAATTAGCGGAATGGCAGAGGATAAGCAGATGGAACTGCTGGAAAAGTACAAAGAAGGCGGACTGTCATTAAAAGAAGTGAAACAGGCAAAGAAAGAGATCGAAGAAGCAGCAGAGAAAGCAGAAATTCCGGGACAGATGAATTTGCCGGAAGATCCGGAGGAATGGGAGCAGGAGGAAGCAGAAGAGGAGCAGGAAGAAGAATGGCAGCAGGCACATCCGGAAAGCATCACATCACTTTGCTATTCATGCCAGCGATATTCAGAATGCAACGTGAAAACAGGGACATGTCAGGACTGTGATCGTTATGTTGATAAGGCGGAAGCTGAAAAGACGCCGGAACAGCGATATGACGAGGAACAGGCGGCAATCGACAGGAAAACGGCGAAAAAGCTGACTGAAATGGAGCAGGAAGAAAAGATGCAGAACCTGCCTTCGGATGAAAAGAAAGCGCGGATGATGCGAGTGTCAGCGGAATTATTAAAAGACATCAAAGAAGGAAAGATCCGCCACATGATTGTGAAAGAGGATCAGGCAGGATACAAAGAAAAGGACATTTTGACACTGCTTGCATTCCGTGATGGAAGATCAACAGGTGAACAGATGCGTGTATGCATCACATGCGCCGACGATGCACAGACATCCAGTGCGATCATTGAAGGATATGCTGTCATCGGGATTATGGATGTCTACGATGCGGAAGCATTGGGGCTGATTGACTTGGAGGATGAAGACTGA
- a CDS encoding type II toxin-antitoxin system PemK/MazF family toxin, whose amino-acid sequence MQITTLPKDDVKRGEIYYISRGGYNTGSEQQADRPGVIVSNDKNNKNSQTLEVVYLTTQPKNELPTHCTIRSTGRVSTVLCEQIHTVAVEHIGKYIGVCTAQEMQNIDIGLMISIGLGDGGATKDKTVVADQKEEKKAEEKKTETKVQMETNEELIKARTERDIFKKLYEQMTERLLERRE is encoded by the coding sequence ATGCAGATAACAACACTTCCGAAAGATGATGTAAAAAGAGGAGAAATCTATTATATAAGCCGGGGAGGATACAACACAGGAAGCGAACAGCAGGCAGACAGACCGGGCGTGATCGTCAGTAATGATAAAAATAATAAAAATAGTCAGACATTGGAAGTTGTATATTTGACAACGCAGCCGAAGAATGAACTTCCGACACATTGCACGATTCGATCAACAGGGCGCGTCAGCACTGTTTTGTGTGAACAGATCCACACAGTCGCTGTGGAACACATTGGGAAATACATCGGAGTGTGTACAGCGCAGGAGATGCAGAACATCGACATAGGGCTGATGATCTCGATCGGTTTAGGCGATGGGGGGGCGACAAAGGACAAAACAGTTGTCGCTGATCAGAAAGAAGAGAAAAAAGCAGAGGAGAAAAAGACGGAAACGAAAGTCCAGATGGAAACAAACGAAGAACTGATCAAGGCAAGGACGGAAAGAGATATATTCAAGAAGCTGTATGAACAGATGACCGAAAGGCTGTTAGAAAGGCGAGAATGA
- a CDS encoding single-stranded DNA-binding protein: protein MNKVILMGRLTRDPQVRYTQGQDSMAIARFTLAVDRRGRKQEGQQDVDFPSCVAFGKSAEFVEKYVHQGTKIVLTGRIQTGSYTNKDNIKVYTTEVIAEDIEFAESKAAAEGSGGAGGHQKPEQTENDGFMNIPEGIDEELPFN from the coding sequence ATGAACAAAGTGATTTTAATGGGACGTTTAACACGGGATCCGCAGGTGAGATACACACAGGGGCAGGATTCAATGGCGATTGCAAGGTTTACACTTGCGGTCGATAGAAGAGGAAGAAAACAGGAAGGTCAGCAAGATGTTGACTTTCCTTCTTGCGTTGCTTTTGGGAAAAGTGCGGAATTTGTGGAAAAGTATGTGCATCAGGGAACGAAGATTGTATTGACTGGGCGGATCCAGACGGGAAGCTACACAAATAAAGACAATATCAAAGTATACACGACGGAAGTGATCGCGGAAGACATTGAATTCGCAGAAAGCAAAGCGGCAGCAGAGGGATCCGGCGGAGCAGGAGGACATCAAAAACCGGAGCAGACGGAAAACGATGGATTTATGAATATACCGGAAGGCATCGACGAAGAATTGCCTTTCAATTAG